The genome window aactgctgtttccaaggtcaagaataagcTGTCAGGctcattattttattacatgGATCTCTgattaaatgttgcatttttcaattagggactgtatgaaaaatgTTCTCACTCCAGATGCAAAGAGCCTGTGCCCGGTTCATTCAGTCACTGACAGTGGTAATAACTGTTCAATAAGTAGCTCTTGGTTAAAAAATGTGGGTGTTTGGGATGTACCTATGTTTGTCACAATCTAATTTGGTGAATACTGTGAAATGTATTGGTCCATTTACATATTAAGTTTAAAATAgtacattttaaattctttGTGCAACTTAAGTTTTTATGATTAAACACGCTGTACCACTTCAACACTGTTATATGATTTTCACATCCAGTGCAGATTCTTACCATCAAGAACCGAGTAAGCTGGTGGATCTGCtgaaaaattaaaccaaaaactAACGATCAGGAATGACatgattctgtttttgttgcagctgacaaaataagaaattgaTTAAGAGTAGATCCCacaattaatgttaattatggCAAAATTGGTTCATTTTAAGGTTCATATTTTGTAATAAGGTGATACCGTTTGTTTTCCACTTTTGCTCACTTGTATGTTTGTATTCTTATTCATCGTGTAAATTTTGAATCTGACAGGATGAAGTAATATTTGTGGTGCTCAGCCCAACAGTCACACCAGTGCTCGGTTTGCCCACGAGGATGGTGGGCGAGGTGACTGTAGTGTTGGCTGACACGTACGGggcctctctctttcacaggCGGAGGAAAGAGCCAAAGTCctgttcaaaacaaaaaaaatggacaaaagaAAACTACAATTTACCTAAACTTTACGATCAATCAAAACAGTCTATCGCTTAATGAGTCACAAAGGAAAGTATCAAGAAATAGGGTAAAATCTTGAGATTTTatcagttttaataaaaactgtatttaatgttgcTAATTCAAGTTTGTCCGTATGTAGGATGCCTTTATCCTTTGGCCTTCACACTGTTATGATTTGCTCATCAGTTATTGCCTAATGTTCCATATGTGCTGTCAAAAAGATGTCAAATTGTTGTTTTGGAAAACCAGTTCAAAATCAGTAAATGAAAAGTTCACAAAACTGAGcaaaataataaagacaaaaagacacatGTTTTAGTGATAAGGCATAATTTAGAGAGTGTGAACTGTGACTCACAGGCTAAATTAATCCGCGACACGAAGATACCTCACAGAGTCTGGTGACGCAGTGCAGCTAGAAAGTGGAAATTGTCAGATTTGTGTGCTCCACGAATCTGAAGGCCTCAAAGGAGAAGTGTGCCCTCTGAGACGCCTCATTGAGCTCCACCTTAGTTTGTGCATCACGTGTACACCTTGGGTGAAAAAGAGACAGGTAGTGTGACTGAACATGGGGAAGTACAATGAGCTAGCTTGGAGCTGAGTGTCAGAGTAAGTGGAAGGTATTATATAgtcttacatactgtatatgcaactCACTCTATAAAAAGGTCATAGTAGTTGTTGAGCATGGGATGTGGACTTATTGTGGCGTAGCATCTGTCCAGCAGCATGTTGAACCTGTGAGGACAGACAGTTATTTCTTATTAATGTAATTATGGAAAACCGCCACATTGTCAGTAAATAAATCTTGGGTCCCGAGTCCTGATTGTGGGATAGTAAGAATCTCTTAGTACTATTCATCCTGTTCAATGGAAAAGTAAGCACAAaagttataaaatgttaaaaaaatactctATGTCCAATTCTAAAAGCTAGAGCAGGTCTTACTTTGTAGAGCCGCATTTAAGAGAAATTCATATTATGCATTAGAGACTTGGATTAATCAAAATATAGCTCAGTCAGTGACGAACTTGACATTTAAGTCAAGTCAGCAAACTCTCCACTCCTAACCTCATTGATTATCTGTTGAAAAAAACAtcctgtacatactgtatatttcactgaaatcagtttaaatcagtttaattaataaatatataatgacTTTCCAATCCTTGGTTTTCATATAATGCTATAGATTCTGTACTAATATTCTCATGTACTGGAAAATCTTCTTAAGAAAATAGCAGGTAAAATTATTGTGAACCTTaaagttattatattatatcattaatGGGGAATCTGAATTTTCAGACTGGTGGGTCAACGCTCCTGTCAGCAGCCCCAAAACACTTAGGTATGTTATACTGATTATTGAGGACCATCAGTGACTCGTTGTAAAGAGCTTGGTACACTGGGCAAAGGTAGATGCTCAGTTCCATACGCTCGGTGCCGCAGACCACAGTTATGTCTGAGTTTTCTGGGAGAGATAAAAAGGGAGGATGTAAATCAAACTGCAATGGAAGTGTGGAAATACCAATAACTAAAGTACATATCAAAGAATATGCCACAAACCTGGAGGTCTGTTTGTACTGCTAACAATGCAGGCGGATGGTATCTGTGCCTCGGTCCTCAGAATGAGGCCAAGCTGACACACAAGGATGACCAGCCTCATTGTGTTGAGTCTGCACCTGTGAGAAAACAGCAATACAATGGGAATCAAAGTATTCATTATCTGTTTTCAAGAAGTACTCTGAATGaaaacttcttttaaaaaaagtgtcatCACATCACAGATCAACCTACACGATTACAAAGCCTCCAGAAGTTATAGTCACCGCAGAGTTACTTGAGTCACTTGTGACTGTGCTATTATGGggacaaaaatgaaaagcataTTTCTGACTGGATGTTGTCATGATTTATGCATTATCATGCATAGTTTTATTAATCAGAAAAAAGTGTAACTTTACATGaaattactattatcattaaaTTATGTTGCATCTTCGACAAAATCTTTCAAGAGATAATTAATGGCAAACTGAGTCGTACTTCTTCATTTTCTCCACATATCCTCCAAATTGCACATGAAGCATAAAAGAATGACACTGAAAGTATTATTTATCAGATGAATTTGATacaaaatgctaattaaaaGTGACAAGAAACAATATTGGGtctgtaaatatttttgttcCGCACAGATTGTCTCCAGTTCAAAATTTTTTGATAACTTGTATGATGTAATAGATTATTGTAGATTTTACTTctcttttcattgttgttttttgtgtcataTCATTGAATGAGCGCCTACAGCTGTGAGATGGTGGGTGGGAtgcaacataaaaacagactGCTGGACACACTGAGGAAGGCTTGAAGCTGAATTGTTTGTGCTGTCTTTATTcccattataataataaatagacTAAGGTGTATTCACATTACAGAAACAAGGGTCTTGCGCTGCGCTGTCCGCGTTGGTCGGCGCAGTATTTACCAGTCTGGAGGTCTTGGTGGTGCTGTACTAAACAACTTAGCcacaatgctaatgttgctagcAGTAGTTCCCTATGTTTCAGAGactcaaattgtgtttttgtaacaaaCCTGGTACAGAAGCTGCATCTGCATGCTGATATTTTGCTAAGCgaatatcttttttgtttggCCTCGATATGAGGTCAATCAGTCATTGCTTTTGTTCTGTCTTTCAGTTCAAGCAGTGGTAAACAGCGATTGGCTGCTCCCACAAAGGTCAGTGCAGCTTGGGTCAAAGTTCAACAACAAATTAGAACTTTCTGTGCACCACTGCTCCGTCCGAGATCCGATCATAGCCCTCAGAACACATCACATACAATAATAGAGGAGGTGCACGCGAAAGTTATTTTTCCGCGATGATGTGAATACACTGTAATcgtgctagtggctctgtgaggctatacttattgttaatgtcagcatgctaacatgctcacaatgacaatgcttagtttagtatgttagcatgctaacatttgctaattagtacaataggctgatgggaatgtcattagttttgcaagtatttggtcaaagTGAAATCTTGACCTGATGACAGCGCTAGTTGAAAAGTTaaagagatcaccaaagttattacaattcatcctgagggtgaTACAAAATAATTTTGGGGGTATGTTATGCCTTAATCAATTttggaacccatcggctatcgtcaGATgacgatttagcctctgggggcaatGGCCAATGTTTCAGGGCTTCTGGTGTAGCCAGTGGATATccgggccaagacttcctcttctgtgcgccggtcattgtttacagtccgattagcaaCTTGACGCACGAGAATGGAGTTGGAGTTGAGAGACGATGTGTAGAATTGGATTGTTTAACTAGTAGCCAGTTTACAAAGctaataaaaagttaaatcatCGTCAGCCAATGTGTTcagcctcttttgctctccacatggactgtttacctgcatgcaaccaaagcccgctcaaattggtcaatactactttGACTACAAACGGACTACTaacggaaaccagaacgcttccgataccaaaatcttgttcCTTGCCTACatattctgcattcatatgcagatatctgtttatagagattatgCCTTCATCAGATAGCGATttggagagatgacaggaaacaagagagaaagatggaacAAAGTTTCCTTGATGAATTCATACCAGGGACGTTGCAGTTGATGGTCGACATCTTAACCACTAAGCCACAGGGGTACTCCtgcatttcatgacaatccatccaatagttgttgacatatttcactcaaaaccacaaatgtcaactgcaataggaaaagtcaggggttcaATAAAAGTCAGtagtcagtaaaaaaaaaagtcagtagAATTCATCATCTGGAGATCATGAATGTCTATTCAAAATGTTATGCCATCGACCAACCGGCATTGCCATTCCCagagccacaccgctagcatagcaaaaatgtttttaaagtatttacattaaattacatttattagctgatgcttttatccaaagtggcTTACAATATTTAGAGCCTTTGGACCAGATTAGTGATTATGGACCTTTTCTCTACTGTTGCAACACTGTCCGTTCCACAAGGAATGATTTTCAGCATCCTATGTTGATACAATTTGTCCTTCATGATTactgctgtttgtgtatgtaaaatacCCACACAATTGATGGGTAGTTTCCACAAATTTCTATCTGTGTTAAAACACCAAGAAACAGTATTTTGGAGATACTGTCAGATCATTCCAGCAGTAgcctactttttactttttagccatgctatttccagattgaaatatctcaataactactGGACAGATTGCCATCAAATATGGTACCAATATTCAAGGTCCCCAGAGGCTAAATTtgaatgactttgttgatcctctgGCTTCTCATCAAGTTTTCAATTACCCAGTAAAATATCACAACATCTATCTGATGGATTTGCACGAAACAGAAATTTGTGGCTCCCAgacaatgtatcctaatgactatTGTGATACCCTGACTTTTTTGTACTGCCACCTGCAGGTTGATCATTTTGCCTACAGCCAATCTtacttttctgtatttggtGATAATTTCTATTCAGAAATGTGTCACTGATCACACAAAGCCAAATTAACCCATTTAGGGGCCACTGGGCAACCCGAACTGAAACACGGTTTGTTTACAAATGCAACTTTATTTAAAGCAggtataattgatatttttataatacgTATAaacattttcagccacagcagctgcTGTATTGAGTAAAAAAGCTCTAAAGATCCActctacactacctgctcagcacaaaAGAGCATACAGAAACAGTTAAGAGTATTGCTAgtgtagtggagcatttagtggCTAAAGAGTCAAATATTTccctggtggagaccaaaaacagagctaaaagagagcgaaaattgtacttacattcaccaggtggccagaaaaatGGCTTCAAATTAATAATACTGTTGCTCGTAACTGCTGGTtttgtaaataagcaactgtttgctaagttCACCACATCAACTTAAAAGCATGATGGTActatatgtcagtgttgtattcacaacttgtttccgctgcccccaagtggccaaaaaagtaTATGCACCATGTAAACTTAATATTAACTGAAACATTTATGGTCTTAAAACTTACATCAATTTTGACACAAGGCTTTTCTATGAGACAGGGCGTCAAGATCAGGTAAAAATGTAGGGGCCACCTTAGTGCCtttaccatttacatttttgttgtgctTTAGTGGTAGATATTACGAAaccaatttttatttattcaaactACCCCCAAAATAAGTGACACACAGATAACCCAGAGCTTTTGAGACAAACTCTGGCAGTCAAACACAGTCTTGTCCATACAGTGCAGTATATTAAAGTTATTGGCCCTGTATATtaattgtacagtatattaattcaaaataattaattaaaaccagCTGAGGAGTATAGCAAATATTGTTGTTTAGATCTAGTAACCAACTTGACTTATATCAGCCAGTTTTTCATCATTTACACCAATCTGTTAGTTTTCTGTGATTCAGTCTGTTCAGTCATAAAATAAGAGACAGTTAAAATCAAGAATTTAATGGTGTGTTTTATCAAAGAATAAAGCATGAGTACTTTCTTCATCATtcttattaaaaacattttaaatcagaatcagaaacagaaattaTTGATCCCGGAGGGGAAAATCTTTAAAAGTACACCATTTATAACTACAAAAGATGACACCATTCATTAAATACTTCAATACGACTCTGACAACATGATTAAAACTAACAATTATAATACACAACTATTGTACAGATTCTGTGCCCCCATCTCCACATTAATAAACTGTCAGAATGATTATTAAGTTGCAAGCCTAgattactgctgaccattttgtTATAATGCTGTTTGTGAAATTGAAAAGctaaatagtagtttgacagtATAATATTTCTGACTATTGTTTCTCATGGCTTGTTTTACTATCTCTGCAGCATAACGGCCATGCTTTGTAGATGATGAAGTATTAAACTGGTAGTTTGGAAGATAGTTGAAGTGACTCCACTCTCAGTCAGGGAGGGGATGTTACTGAATGACTGGTTTTCTACGTCTGATGTACAGCGCAACGTAAACAGCCATGGTGACGAGGACAATAGTTAGGATGACGATGCAGACAATTACAGCCACCACAGGGCTGCTGTAGTTCTCAGATGGCATAGCTGTGTgagcagggaagaagaaaagcatgAAAATATCAGACAATATTATAATTCATGGGTATATTAATTAATGTTGTTAATTAGAAAATAGTGACCAAGAAAGTAGTCCATCAAAGACAAATTTGCTGCTCTTCACACTTCATTGACCCAGGTCATAACAGTACATTGAGAATGTTACATGTAATGCAGATTCTTACCGTAAGAAGCCGATAATGTTTGAGCATCTCctgaaaaatgaaaccaaaactgtGGTCAATAATTGGCAGGATTCACTTTTTGTGTTATAATTGATCAAATTAAttagtcttcatgctaagctaagctaacctgcttctggctgtaacttcatatgCACTTCTTGCACACTTCTATGTGTCATTCTACAGGGCATGGATtaacaacatttacatatttttctaataatgtaatgtttctaTCAATAAAGACAAATCCAGTTTATTGCCATATATGAAGTTATTCATCAGGTTTAAACAAGATTCTGCAGTCAGACTGAATCAACCAAGCAAATCAcaatttgcacattttaagGTAATATTGTGTCATTGTGATAGGATATAGGGATATCTTAGTTATATTTTGCCCTAAAGACGCACCACTGCTCTGTTTTCCCACAACAATGGCAGGCGAGGTGACTGTAGCGTTGGCCAACACCTCCTgggcctctctctttctcctggcaACTCCACAGTCctgttcaaaataaataaagaatctGATATATGAATTAACTACAGTAATTAATTTGTGATATCTTAAAATTATGTTAGGACTCTTAAAGGAACTCTGGTGTCTACTCACAGGCATTAATCCGCGACACGAAGATACCTCACAGAGTCTGGTGACGCAGTGCAGGTAGAAAGTGGAAATTGTCAGATTTTTGTGCTCCACGAATCTGAAGGCCTCAAAGGAGAAGTGTGCCCTCTGAGACGCCCCATTGAGCTCCACCTTAGTTTGTGCATCACGTGTACACCTTGGGTGAAAAAGAGACAAGTAGTGTGACTGAACATGGGGAAGTACAAAGAGCTAGCTTGGAGCTGAGTGTCAGAGTAAGTGGAAGGTATTATATAgtcttacatactgtatatgcaactCACCCTATAAAAAGGTCATAGTAGGTTTTGAGCATGGGATGTGGACTTGTTGTGGCGTAGCATCTGTCCAGCAGCACGTTGAACCTGtgaggacagacaggtggaTTTCAAGTGTCTTTTCTCATTAACTTATGGCTTACTGTAAACTGTCAAAATTTAAATACCTGTCTGTTAGATTGGTAGCCGTAACTGCAACATAAATCTTGGTCTTCAGGTTGAGTCCTGATTGTGGGATAGTAAGAATCTCTTGGTACTGTCCGTCCTGTTCAacggaaaataagaacaaaatgaagttataaaatgttaaaaaatactcTATGTCCAATTCTAAAAGCTAGAGCAGGTCTTACTTTGTAGAGCCGCATACTCAGTGTGCTGATGAAGCTACCATTGTTGTCTCTTATGGCAAGATTCGCACCTGatctgttttaaatgaaaataaattcatattATGCATTAGAGACTTGGATGAATCAAAATGTAGCTCAGTCCTGCTTATTTCACGTACAGTGTAGGTGTTATTTTGGGTGTCCCATGACATACTTACACGGCCACTTCAGTGTTGTTTAGTAGATACTGCATCGGGTACATGCAGGAGAACTTGTACAGGATCTGCGGGCGATAGGTGATCATACCTGCAGAGGGATCTATAGACGTAACAGTGCCAGAGATGTTGACGAACTGGACATTTGAGAAGTCAGCAAACGCTCCACTCCCAACCTGATTGATTATctattgaaaaaacaaacatatatttcactgaaatatatttaatattattatgtaCTGAAAAATCCAGTAAATCTGAGGGGGATGTACACAAATAGTAGGTAAAGTTATTGTGAAGAATACCTTAAAGTTATTATTGCAGGATGAGATGGAACTATCATTTATGGGGAATCTGAATTTTAAGACTGGTGGGTCAACGCTCCAGTCAGCAGTCCCAAAACACTTAGGTATGTTATACTGATTATTGAGGACCATCAGTGACTCGTTGTAAAGAGCTTGGTACACTGGGCAAAGGTAGATGCTCAGTTCCATACGCTCGGTGCCGCAGACCACAGTTATGTCTGAGTTTTCTGGGAGAGATAAAAAGGGAGGATGTAAATCAAACTGCAATGGAAGTGTGGAAATACCAATAACTAAAGTACATATCAAAGAATATGCCACAAACCTGGAGGTCTGTTTGTACTGCTAACAATGCAGGCGGATGGTATCTGTGCCTCGGTCCTCAGAATAAGGCCAAGCTGACACACAAGGATGACCAGCCTCATTGTGTTGAGTGTGAACCTGCGAGAAAACAGCAATACAATGGGAACCAAAGCATTCACCATCTCCTTTCAAGACGAAAGTGCTTTGAAAGAAAACTTTTCAAAAAATTTTGTCATCAGAGACGATAGATCAGCCTTCCTGTACATGAGGGTAAACTACACGTGATAGAGTTAAATAAGCCCACTATGCAACATATAGTAAGTAGTAGTAAGTCACTtgaaggaaaaaggaaagacatGCATCAACCTAGGCTGTGTCATGAATTATGCATTATTTTCAGAAGAAAAAAGTTCCCTGAAGAGTTACAAACATCCTTCAATCCAGTTGCAtctttgaaagaaatgtttcaaGACACAAttgatgaaaatatttgtaCTTTGTCATAAACATATTCTGCATTTTGCATATCAAGAAAATTAGAAACTGCCATTATTTATCAGATAAAGACCCAAATCATATCTCATATGTCAAGTTTAATTTAGACCCaatgaatccagaaacaaaattactgtatttgtaaacTGCACTTTTCTCCATTGTTGATATAGtaagaaaagtcaaaaaactattttaccaattaaaatattttcattaaagtaTATTCTTTTTCatacaatatattataaataaaaataatgattaaaaaagGATTAAACTACTAGCAAAAATAAGTGAAGTTATTCTAGGGACTCACCTGTCAGTCTTCATTTTGTGTCTTGCTATCGGCCACCAGCTCTCTGCATTTATACTGTACCACAGGGGCGTGTAAGGAAAAGTTTTAAACAATAGTGTAACATGAGCTGGGCCTTTAACATCATCttttttctgaatattttacgtacattttgaatttaaataacaattcatctaaaataaacttgtttttcaCACAGTTCAAGATGTCAACTCTATTTCACCTTCTGTTGTAATCCAGTAGTTTTTTTAAGCTTCTTTGAAGCCACAGCCAGCTCTCTGCCACAAGGCACTTTACTGGTGTTAGGTAATGGTGTCTGATAATAACAAATGTTAGtttctatatatacatatgaaaATGGAATTTGTCTTAAGATTCCTCAAAGGAGTTCAATCTATAAATCTGAAAGCATTagctactactactattgcttTCTGGATTcaaatgttgacatttgaaATGATCAGTCTTCATGCAATATGTCCACAGCTCGGTTGTATTATTAATGCGATGGTATTGATCTCAGCAGAGAGAATTTATTTTAGCTTGTCCCGATCCTCAATGAGGTCAGATAGAAAACTACTACAGGAGGTGGTAGCTGGTCAGCATGTTATTTAAAGACAGATATTGAAACTGGGTGCCTTTCCTTGACAGATAAATGAGTCCCCTGATAAGTTATTGCAAACTGATAATTTGTTTCTTGGATGTACTAAAGACAAAATCGTGTAATCCATAGTGCTTATATCATGTGTATTCTACAGGAATAGGGATGTTTACCAGCATGGGCGTCAGGACTGATTCTGACTGTCTCCTCTTGTTGCCACATTTACAGCAGTCAGCTTTAAGCTTCCAGTAATGCATTAGCAATCATCTCACATTTGGTCTGGCTATAACTTTATATATAAGATAATGCAAGTTTAATGTCTGGTAATGATGTTGTGCAATGGAAAAACACTTAATTGCTGTCTTGGGTAGGGGCAGGGAGAGCGTTGCATAGGAAACCAtaatgtatacacacaaacaatgttttatttttcatagaCCTATGAAGGGCAGGATCTGATCCCAAGTATTCTCTTTTGAGATCTTATGATGTGATAAGAGTCTCATTATTGTTCTTAAGAGTACAAGTTTTGTAATGGATCAGTCTTTGTTATGGCCTCAGGCTGTAAACTGTAAATAGAAAATGTCGCTGCTGTTTTGTACAGTGTGCGAATAAAAGACACACCCATCTGAGAGAAATCCAATGTCTTTTGTGAAGCATCACAACACGAAAGGGACTCTGAATTACTCAGGTCCCCAAAGAACAGCACCACAATACACCATGAGGATACAGCCTGAAAAAGGTGCTTGTTAGATTACTTTAGACATATCCGATGTCAAATGCCACTTCAATCTCTCTTTTGTTGTCTAAATAAGCATTTGTCTACAAGCCATGCCATCAGTGTTACTGCAGGCACATTTTTTCAAAGGTTGGACCCAAAAGCAGTATATGTGGCCCCCTTGAGAAATAATAAGACTAACCTGGTACAGGCCTGAGGACAGATTTAGGTCAGGAcccatgaataaaaacaaaaatgtgccGTATTGAAAAGGAGCGGATACAGTTAGTGTTTGCTACAGGTATTTTAAATGTGCAGTTCACACAAATGTGGTTCTTTAAAGAGTCAAAGTTATGATGAAAATGACTCAGCTGAACGTGAAAATTGATGACTTTGACCGTGCTGAAATTTGAGGATGAATTTAACCTCAATTTTTACCTGACCATCTCATAACAATGTAGGCCGACACATAGACCTAGGGCGTTGAAAATGTTGCTTAGAAAAGAACGTAAGATAGGATGACGCTCTATCCCTGACATTGTGTTGCCTGGGAATAAAAACTTTGCCATGTGAACCAAGAGGATGTATTCTGAGCTTTGCTGGGATGCATGGAATCTAGGGCccagcttatcacagatatatcagtatcgGCGTATATATGTCGgtcaataagtaacaagaaattgtagtgcagaaatgccaaagatctgtttgaggtcatttagaaatcgtgtcaccattacatagtttgtccttCAGAGAGGACTAACAAGTTAATTTttccaactgtaaaatgtcccgctcagtACTTATCGTGTAAtgaccaaatttaaaaaaatagttaaT of Siniperca chuatsi isolate FFG_IHB_CAS linkage group LG7, ASM2008510v1, whole genome shotgun sequence contains these proteins:
- the si:dkey-4p15.5 gene encoding zona pellucida-like domain-containing protein 1; the protein is MRLVILVCQLGLILRTEAQIPSACIVSSTNRPPENSDITVVCGTERMELSIYLCPVYQALYNESLMVLNNQYNIPKCFGTADWSVDPPVLKFRFPINDSSISSCNNNFKIINQVGSGAFADFSNVQFVNISGTVTSIDPSAGMITYRPQILYKFSCMYPMQYLLNNTEVAVSGANLAIRDNNGSFISTLSMRLYKDGQYQEILTIPQSGLNLKTKIYVAVTATNLTDRFNVLLDRCYATTSPHPMLKTYYDLFIGCTRDAQTKVELNGASQRAHFSFEAFRFVEHKNLTISTFYLHCVTRLCEVSSCRGLMPDCGVARRKREAQEVLANATVTSPAIVVGKQSSGDAQTLSASYAMPSENYSSPVVAVIVCIVILTIVLVTMAVYVALYIRRRKPVIQ